The window tgagatccaacttaacaaacattgcttatcatgtcggaataatataaagataaagtttaaatttggtcgaaaattttcgggttgtcacaattacATGGTAATTGTGATGCTAGCCTTGTATGCGTTATATGCGAAGTGTTTGCATGTAAGGTgacttatatatgtatgtatacaattattgcattcactaagtgttatgCTTACCCTCgttgttgtttatctttttatagattCGGGTGTGGACTTATTTGGGTAGTGGATCCACAAATACCATGCTCGAACCTTAATTTGTATTAAACTTATTTGGGTCGCAATTGTCACTTTAAATTTGTAATGTGTCGATAATGTCCCAAGTGGGTAAATGGATTTCTTGTGATGTCTAACGTTGATATTTCAAGTGTCGGTGACGTACAAATAATTTCGAAGTGTTAACCAATGTGTTTGGATTATTTTGGTAAAAGGTTGAAGTGTAGCTCAAGTTTAAGTTCTGACTTGAAATCCATTTATGTGGCGCGTCGCACAGGTCAACTGCGCGTTGCGCAAATGGGTGTGGGATGGTATGCAGGTCTGAGTTTAAATTCTGTTCAGAAAAGACGTTTTATGGCGCGCCGAGTAGGGCTTCTGTGCGCTGCGCATAccttctgtaaataaataaataaaaagcgtGTCATTTTTCGTAGTCGGGTTTGGGTCGTTTCATTAAGCGGGTTAAAGGGATATCCGTCGGatgtaatttttttaataatatatttatatttatgaaatGAAATCATTGAAGTATTcttcacatatataaatataatgtaatttAATAATGAGTGTAAACAAAAAACTGTAACCGATGTCATCAATTGAGCAAAAAATATATTACAACTATAAGTAAATATATAAACACCCTACTTATGGACTAGATTTAATCGCAGCAACGAACGATCGACACCAAAAAACACCGCTGAGCGATAATCCAATCTCATAGTTACTAGCTTGGGTCATCTCGGTTTCTATTGCCACCATCTTCTAACAcaaagatcatcttcttacaccaGAAGGCCAATTGAAGTATGTgactcttcaattataggattcttcatgagactacaccgcctcaccaatcactctagacatgtctaatcccgaacacacatgtcaatgatcaccctcgtacaggaTTTCATCGTCTATCTATCATTTTCCTTTccagcaatcagaaaatccaaaagacgccctcgtagactcttcatcaaggctccaatgagaacgcagtcacaacctcgaaatctactaacttttcaactttccgctttctcgctggttcactgacctcctcatagctatgaatatCACAAACCCATCgtctcatcccaagcacgctcccactgaaCAAGTAATAAATAAAACCGCGactactcgagaagaaacttggttcgtaccacAAGTCAGTCACAAATTTATTTGccatcggagagtaaaacaagtattCAAGACCCTAGTGTTACCCAGAATCATCCACTAATATTAAGAATATTGGAGAACAACGTCACATAATTATCTCCACCACTTTACTAGTTGACTAattcccactagctcgataacttccgtcggttaccaaactcacaaccagttcccgacaccctcaacgatcctaaAAAGCTCATGTTccgggacttacaagattatctgCCCCTCTTCCATCACCTAAAGACTCTTAATTGATCACCCTCGAAGAAAACTGCTTCTtttgttgaaacatcaaccaaaCTCGAGCAACCGTCGAACGCATTCTATCCGACATCCTTCGACAATCAATTTCCTTAGTGACTAGGAACTCTAATCCGCCCACATATTCCATAAACCCTGGAATATTGACCAAACACCGCTGGTCATCCCATTTCCAAACCCCACAAGCACCAAACTTCCCCGATAACTCCCACTATCGATTTTCAACCCGATGCATCTTGTTCGTTACAACAACCGCTCTAAAACGAGATAAAAAAATCAACCTCCTGAGCTTCCATAACAAACCCACATCTCTGAAAACATATCTTGTATCGCATGAAGTTTCACGAGACAAAACCGTCTCGCACTCGCATCTTCAAACCTGAAAAATTCATCCTGAAAACTGCACAGATTCGAAAAATAGTATCTCAAAATCCAACCGTCCGATCGTCCTCAAAAACTTATAGCAACTAGATCTATACATCTTTTACAAATAGTAAAATTTTCGAGgcgatccaacggttaacgaacccgcTATGAATTTCCTTCTGCAGCTGCGCATGAATATCCGAATTTTGCTCAATCGTTCTTTCGTACGGAATAACGAGGAACAAGAACCCGATCCGTCACCCGGATCTTTCAGAAAATCTCTTCGTGTATCTTCTGCAAAAAAACCCTATCAAACCGACCGCTTAGACTTCGTAACCCTTCCCGAGTAAATCACCATCATAATGCAACCGCGCTAACCGTTACATCATAACCCGCCAGGACCAGACTAAACCTGGTGTGATCAACTTTCATGAATACATAGACATACCCTAAGTTCACTGCGATCAACTAAGTCTCTAGATCTCGACACAAGTTGCAAAACACACAACCCTGCTTTTCAAATCGTCATCGTGCCCATACTCGaaccttgagctctagataccaCTTGTTATGATTTAGGACCCAATAAGACAGGTGATTTATACTAATCACCCTACCAATGAACGACAAACGAATAATAAAAGAAAAACGATAAATAAACGACAcatgatttaacgtggttatatcccaactccaaaacacggagaagagtttagtccacgggcgcaaaccagagatttttcgcTATTAATTTCGTGCACATATATTAGGGTTACAaatagggtgtttatataggcaaatctaaacaaggaaacaacttaaagaGCAAGAAAACGCGTTTTTCCTCGTCAGGCTCCCTGATAGGCTTCAGCCGCGCCGCGGTTAATAGAGCCGCGCCGTGGCTTAAGGCATGATTTCGACCCCGACAGCTTTGCATTTCGAACCTCAATCCAAGTGTTAAACCGCGCCGCGGCTTGAGGAGCCGCGCCATGGCTTAAAGCTGCTGCGAAATTCTTCTTtgtttttgatatccttcacacatccaacagGTTGCCCATTTACGCTTGAATTTCACCCaagggtgccttccgcacatcgcgttgcgaGGGGCAGTGGGGGAGGGGGTTTACCACTCATTCCCTCGGATTGAGCCGGATTTCCTTCTCGACAGCAGTTAGGGGCGGTATGCAACCGCGAGAGATGAAAATGTGGGTACTTAAATTCTCTATGGGTGATCTCGTACTGTTGTTAAAAAAAAGTGATCATCTACTCAAAGTTGTTAGGTATTATAGTTCTAGTAGATGTTGTACAATACAACGGATTCATGCTTTCAGGTTTCATAATGGTTCAAGAAGACAAAAAAAATTAGAAGTTCTTTAAATTTTGGCAATAAGAAAGTGATGATTTACAATGACAATAGGCCACTTACTCGTAAATTTTATGCACATAagttaaataaaaatttaaaattgTTGGTTTTATATAAAAGGAAAACAAGTGGGATAAAAAAGGAAGGTAGGGATGTGGCACATGTGTGCATAGTTTGGTTAAGCAACAAAAGTGGTGCTCCGTAAATAATATCACGCTCACTCGAAAAGTACAGCGTGTCAGCGACTCATGTCCCCTTCATTAAACATGAAATTCACATAAACCACTCAATTCTTTCATCACTATTATTAAACCCTCCGTCTCAATTAGATAGTCCTGTTTTTTCATTTTGGGATATCCCAAATTAATAgttcacttccataaatagaaaggaaagaagatatttgatTGGTAGATCTGGAGATAGAAGATATTTCATTGTTggataaatgaagttagtgggattttctaaaacaGTGTGcccttttgtctgtggactattaaattgggacggagggagtatacagAAGTGACTAATAACCGAATTAGAttgtatatgtttttttttttttttttttttaaacggcaaTAACTTTTATTACAATTACGAATAGTTACATCATATGTACAAATGGCACTTAGccaaattcaaattaatatatagctGTTAAGCTGTTATATTCAAATTTAATAACTAAATTCAATTACATAGTATtgcatttttattaattattattgtgtaATAAAAATATCCATATCATGAACACTCTATTTTTTCCGTTTTATACTCCATTTTGAAATGTTAGTAAGGGAAATATTATGAAACAACAATAAAATAATGCGGTTAGAACGCATATATgatagtttttttttcttttcgatttAACTGTTTAGACCAATTTCAACCGTGTACGTTCTCACCCGCAATCCGAGGTCGTCGATGGCATTGTGCCGCCCTCAACCGCCACCTCCCACTTCGCCCTCGCACATATCATTCTCACACACATATCTGAGCACGAAATTTTTGTTCATTTAATGATTTTCCAACGGCAATACAACCGTTTAAATATACCACtccttatttttattttagtttttttgtTATTTCCCAATCCACTACGGATGGCAATGGATCTAAAAAAATCCGAGATCCGCGGGTACCCGCGCCCGTGATGGGTGGATAAAATCAAAAAAATTTACCCGCGGGTGGGCGATGGATCTAATCTTGTACCCGCTGACGGGTCGCGGGTGGGTGATGGATGTGATAGATCCGTTGCGGGTAAAATTCGATCCGAAAATCCGTAATACCCGTTTGAATAATCCAGTGATATTCCGGCTCTAAATGGGTGAAAATCGTCACCTTGAATAAATGGCCAATAGAAAATAATTTACTCTGTATAAGTTTCTACATTCTTCAAATCATTTTGGTATCAAATTTTTTTAGTAACTAGAGCATCCCACAACCACACAATGTATTATATAATTAAAGCATATTGGTGTTTGTTACGTTTATTAGACTatcttaataaatataatttttaccTTTCACTATAGTAATTCGTCAACCTACTGTATAATTAGTTTTAGCAACTAAATTTTGATTGTTAATTTTAAACATTGTAGCTTTACATATATTAGCAAAAaagtataattaatatatgttttatcattttattatatcataaacatGTGTATATGATTGCATAATATTTTTCATGTCACTTTGAATTatgtaatgatatttatatttgatTTTTTGCAATAATTTAATTTACATATACTTCATGAATAAGATCCGCGGGTAAACCCGCGACCCGCAAAAATAAGTGGATATGGGCATGGATCTAAAAATAAATCCGTTAACCAAGATCCGTGGGTTAATGGATTATCAAAAAATCTGCGGGTGCGGGTGATGGATGTCGTGGATCCGCGCCCACAACCCGTGGGTGCCATCCCTACAATCCacttaatactcatatttaaacagTCTAAACCAACATAAATTAAAACACCACTCATTAACACTCCCAACACTCATACAATTAACAATGCCAAAAAAATCATCATCCAAACAAATCAAAACAAACCAACCGATCACTTCGATACACAACGGAGTAACGATTTTTTTCGGTCATTACTTGAAACGCAGCTCACCTTCCGGGTCGTCTTCGAACCCGAATCAAAGCATGGGGTTGCGTCGTATCCATCACAAACACCCGCTTTTACTCCTCAACAACAATACACCAACTACCCTCCTCAACATATAATCAAATATATTTACATTCAATTTGAAATTTCAAAACAAAAACAATAACACAGTTATGAAATGAGAGAAATAAAAAAACGACACGAAATACTAGAAACATTAAACCAAAATGTCATAAAAAGCGTAAGAATTTATGGCTAGTTGGGAGATATTTTTTTTTGAACGTCGATTTTTTTGGtatcagtagatcatttcttttaacgaccctcatcatttgcacgtaacacacacgtttggGCGAAaaaccgaacccgatcgacggtacccgggaacacatccattcgggcagtggttccgggtaggggtccgtgaacgaatccggtaaaacctccctatagggtcaatatatatcaccattattggtgttcaattggttttaAGAAAATCATGTCAcccctaaggatcgaacccatgacctctccttATCCCATGACataaagtacatggggagaacCGTTTCATTGACCAAAATATAatgttaaataaaaacaagtaccaAAATGGTATTTAATATGCATAATATTTCACATGTAAAATTAATAatcatcgtaaaatctgaaagtttaaaattcacctttaaattTAGTAAAATGCCCTTTATGGAATCGAAACTAATTCGAATGTCAGAAATTCTTCAGGAAGTCATGCTCGTTGTGCCGTTATATAGTCATCATGCGAAAATGAGTGCGATACTCAACGAGAAATTTTTCATCTCATCCGCCACAATATTTACCACGATTATGTGATGAatgtaatgtgttcaaaaatgtggccatgaattattatcgaaacgaaactacaaTCAAATATATTAACATTCAATACGAAttataaaacaaaaacaataatacgaTTATGAATTGAGAGAAATAAAAAAACGACACAAAGTACTTGAACCATTAAAGCAAGATGTCATAAAAGACGTAAGGATTTGAGGCTACTACGGAGATATAATCCCCAATAAGATCCTTAATTTACCtaaatacaattttacaaaaaacaagtatcaaattggtatttaaatatgcatagcaTTTCACATGTAAAGTTAATAATTAtcctaaaatctgaaagttcaaaattcaccgttAAATTTAGTAAAATGCCTTTTTCGGTATTGAAACTACTTTGAATGGCAGAAAGTCTTCAGAATGTCATGCTCGTTGCACTGTTATCgagtcatcgtgcgaaaatgggaCCAATATTTAACCGAAATGTTTTTAGCACATCTGCCGCATAATTCAACACGATTATGTGGCGAATTTATTATGTatgaaaatgtgttttgcggccattaattattatcgaaacgaaactagaaTCAAATATAtttacattcaatatgaaatttcaaAACATTAAtacagttatgaattgagagaaatCAAAAATGACACAAAGTACTCGAACTATTAAACCGAGATATCTTAAAAGGCATAAGAATttatggctagtggggatatattagccTCAAAACGATTCTTAGTTTACCTAAATAGAATGTtacataaaaacaagtatcaaaatgatatCTAATATGAATAGTATTTCACATGTAAAGTTAAtagttatcgtaaaatctgaaaggtcAAAAATCACCTTTATAATTAGTAAAACGTCTTTTTCGGAATCGAAATTACTCGGAATGTCATAAAGTCTTCAGGAAGTATTGCTCTTTGCGCCGTTATCTAGTAATCGTGTGAAAATAGGTCCAATATTCAAGTGAATGTAAAGTGTTCAAAAATGTATATTGCggacatgaattattatcgaagcgAAACTACAATAAAATATAtttacattcaatatgaaatttcaaAATAAAAACAGTAATACAGTTATTAATTGAGAGAAATTAAAATGCTACACAAAGTACTCGAACCAGTAAACCAATATGTCATAAAAGGCGTAAGGATTTGCGGCTACTGTGGAGATATTTGCCCTAAAAAAAGATTCTTGATTTACCTAAATACAATGCAAAGTTAaagttatcgtaaaatctgaaaattcaaaattcacctttaaaattagTAAAACGCCTTTTTCAGCATCGAAACTACTTTGAAAGGTTAAAAGTCttcagaaagtcttgctcgtagcgccattaTCTAGTCATCGTGCATAAATGAGACCAATATTCAACCAGAATTTTTTTTAGCACATCCACGACATAATTTAACACAATTATGTGGCGAATGTAATGTGTctgaaaatgtgttttgcggccatgaattattatcaaaacaaaactacaatcAAATATATTTACATTCAATATGTAATTAAAAACCAAAATAATAATACAGTTATGAAATGAGAGAAATTAAAAAAATGACACAATCTGTGTTTGTATGTTGCATTTCTTAATAAGAATGAACCAACTTCGGATGATCAGGCcttacttgatcctaattgggtgaTAGCAATGCAAGAAGATATTGGTCAGTTCGATCgtctgaaagtatggcgattagttccaagaccaagggGTCAACAACCAattggggttaagtggattttcaaaaacaagaaagattttgATGGgattgtggttcgaaacaaggcacgaCTCGTGGCCAAAGGATATAGACAACAAgaaggtattgattatgatgagacATTTTCTCTGGTAataaggattgaggctattcatatTTTTCTTGCCTATACTTCTTACAAGAAGTTTACGATATTTCAAATGGACGTCAAGACAACATTTCTCAATGTTAATATTTAAGAAGAATTTTATGTTGATCAACCCGAAAGTTTTGTCGATcctattcatccaaaccacgtctat of the Rutidosis leptorrhynchoides isolate AG116_Rl617_1_P2 chromosome 5, CSIRO_AGI_Rlap_v1, whole genome shotgun sequence genome contains:
- the LOC139849800 gene encoding uncharacterized mitochondrial protein AtMg00820-like; the protein is MQEDIGQFDRLKVWRLVPRPRGQQPIGVKWIFKNKKDFDGIVVRNKARLVAKGYRQQEGIDYDETFSLVIRIEAIHIFLAYTSYKKFTIFQMDVKTTFLNVNI